Proteins from a genomic interval of Rosa chinensis cultivar Old Blush chromosome 2, RchiOBHm-V2, whole genome shotgun sequence:
- the LOC112184750 gene encoding probable polygalacturonase At3g15720 encodes MSNVLVSCVLFCILASTEFRIGYGQTTYNVLDHGAVGDGQRDDSEAFLKAWNAACLDKGTPRLVIPGEKTFLLQPTKFSGPCQSSSIQVEISGKIVAPSSEAWKECANPWLAFFQVTNLIVSGSGEINGQGSSWWAKYDQLNYVNKVQCERPKALGFRRCDNLQLSGLTHVDSPKTHISIKSCNNATVSYLTIRAPEDSPNTDGMDISMSSHVNIHDCNIGTGDDCIAINNASFYVNINNIQCGPGHGISIGSLGQNGAYETVEEVHVQNCSFTSTMYGARIKTYQGGSGYARKISYEQIALRTTRNPIIIDQFYCNGHFSYMIQTSAVRVSEVTYNGFHGTSENEQAITFNCSQSISCANIVMNQVSITSPVPSEQLANSMTPN; translated from the exons ATGAGTAATGTACTTGTGAGCTGTGTGTTATTTTGCATTCTTGCTTCAACAGAATTTAGAATTGGTTATGGCCAAACGACTTATAATGTACTCGACCATGGTGCAGTTGGAGATGGCCAAAGAGATGATTCTGAA GCTTTCTTGAAAGCATGGAACGCCGCATGTCTAGATAAAGGGACACCAAGACTTGTAATACCAGGGGAGAAGACATTTTTACTTCAACCTACCAAATTCTCAGGTCCTTGCCAGTCCAGCTCCATTCAGGTTGAG ATTTCGGGAAAAATTGTGGCACCCAGTTCAGAGGCCTGGAAAGAGTGTGCAAACCCTTGGCTAGCCTTCTTCCAGGTGACCAACCTCATCGTCAGTGGATCAGGAGAAATCAATGGCCAAGGTTCCTCTTGGTGGGCTAAATATGACCAACTTAACTAT GTGAATAAGGTGCAATGCGAACGACCAAAG GCATTAGGTTTCCGCCGATGCGATAATCTTCAATTAAGTGGACTTACTCATGTTGACAGTCCAAAAACACATATTTCCATAAAATCTTGCAACAATGCAACTGTCTCTTATCTTACTATTAGGGCACCTGAAGATAGTCCGAACACAGATGGAATGGACATATCTATGTCAAGCCATGTCAATATTCATGATTGCAATATTGGAACCG GTGATGATTGTATCGCCATTAACAATGCGTCATTCTATGTCAATATCAACAACATCCAATGCGGACCAGGTCATGGAATTAG CATTGGAAGCTTAGGCCAAAATGGAGCTTATGAAACAGTAGAAGAGGTACATGTACAAAATTGCAGTTTCACTAGTACAATGTATGGAGCCAGAATCAAGACATATCAG GGTGGTTCCGGATATGCTAGAAAGATATCGTATGAACAAATCGCCCTTAGAACTACTAGGAACCCCATTATTATTGACCAATTCTACTGTAATGGTCA CTTTTCTTACATGATACAGACTTCGGCCGTACGGGTGAGTGAAGTGACATACAATGGGTTTCATGGAACTTCTGAGAACGAGCAAGCAATTACATTTAATTGCAGCCAAAGTATAAGTTGTGCCAACATTGTGATGAATCAAGTGAGTATCACTTCACCAGTTCCCAGTGAGCAG CTAGCTAATTCAATGACACCCAACTGA